TGAAGTATTTGGATTAACTTTACCACTTTTAACTCAATCTTCTGGGCAAAAATTTGGAAAAAGTGAGTTGAAAACGATATGGCTTGATCCAGAGAAAACTACTCCATATGAATTTTATCAATTTTGGGTAAATACTACAGATAAGGATCTTTATAATTATTTAAAATATTTTACTTTTCTAAGTTTAAAAAAAATTAAAAAAATGAAAAAAAATGATCAACTTAATAAAACGTTTATTAAATCGAAAGAAATATTAGCAAAATATTTAACTTGTTTAGTTCATGGAAATAAAAATTATTTTTTTTCAAAAAAAGTTTCTAATATTTTTTTTAAAAAAAAATTAGATGGTTTAATTTTGAAAGATTTTAAAAAATTAATAAAATATAAAGCTCCATATTTAGTATTAGAGAAAAGAGAATATAGTTTACAAGAAGTTTTATATTTAACAAAACTAGCTACTTCATATAGACACGCTAAAGATTTAATTTTTTCTAATTCTATTACAATTAATTATAAAAAACAAAATAATATAAATTATGTTTTTTTAAATATAGATAAATTATTTAAAAAATATACTATAATTTGTCGGGGTAAAAAGAAATATTTTCTTTTAAAATGGAAATAATATAAATTTTATAAAATTTTTGTATTTATTTGAAAACTTTCTCCACATCCACATGTATTTTTTATTTTTTTATGAGAAAATTTAAAACTTTTTTGAAATTTATTTTTTATAAAATCAATCTTTATTCCGTCAATAAATTTTATTTTTTTTTTAGAAACAATTAATTTAATTTTTTTTTTATTAAAAATGATATCTTTATTTTTAATTTTATTACAATATTCTAAGTTGTATTTAAATCCAGCACATCCTGATTTTTTTATATTTATTCTGAAATTAAATATTTTTTTTTTTTTTATTATTTTAAGAATTTTATAAAAAGATCTTTTTGTGAGAATTATTCCTTTTAGTTTTTTTTTTTTTGATTTTAATAAATATTCTTTCATATTATTATTTTACTCTATTTTTTGAATATTTTTTAAA
The sequence above is a segment of the Buchnera aphidicola (Periphyllus acericola) genome. Coding sequences within it:
- a CDS encoding iron-sulfur cluster assembly accessory protein; translation: MKEYLLKSKKKKLKGIILTKRSFYKILKIIKKKKIFNFRINIKKSGCAGFKYNLEYCNKIKNKDIIFNKKKIKLIVSKKKIKFIDGIKIDFIKNKFQKSFKFSHKKIKNTCGCGESFQINTKIL